The genomic stretch TGCCCTCTCTCTAAATCTCTCTCCCACGGGAGAGAGACTTCTGCTCCCCTTCTCCTGTGGGAGCAGGGGCTGGGGGAAGAGGGCACGATCGTCTGAGTTGACCCATCCATTGAAAATACTAGATGAACAAGATATAAAAGTAATTAAGATTTCCTTCTATTGTAAGTGAAATCAGGGGGAAGAGTCGGAGATTTTACAGGGTTTTAACAATTCCCCCATTCCCTGACCCTCGCCAGAAGTGCTATAGGGTTTTTAATCAGTTTCAACCCCGTGCCCCCGGAACGTCCTTTTATTAATTGATTTATGTCCAACTCGCCTTACTCTTGGCTCTCTCACTCCCTAGAAACCCTTCATCGAGCGCATTGGTATCGCTCGGTGCAAACCTTGGAGGGTTTACCGGGGGCGATCGCCACCCTCAAAGGTCAACAGGTGCTAAATTTTGCCAGTAATAACTATTTGGGGTTAGCAGGCGATCGCCGTCTCATCCAAGCCGCTCAAGAGGCTCTGGAGCAGTATGGCACAGGCAGCACCGGATCTCGGCTCACCAGTGGGCATCGGGATTTACATCAGCAGTTAGAACGCTCTATTGCCCAGCTCAAACAAACGGAAGATGCCCTCGTTTTCAGTTCTGGCTATTTAGCGAATCTAGGGGCGATCGCCGCCCTCGTCGGCCCAAGAGACCTAATTCTCAGTGATGAATATAACCACTCTAGCCTCAAAAATGGCGCTATCCTCAGTAAAGCTACAGTGTTGACCTATGGCCATAGGAATGTTGAAGATTTAACCGAAAAACTCAGAACATACAGAGAAAATTATCGGCGATCGCTGATCGTCACTGATAGCATCTTCAGCATGGATGGCGATCGCGCCCCCCTGCCCCAGTTACTAGAAATTGCCCAAACCTACGACAGTATGCTGCTCATCGATGAAGCCCATGCCACCGGAGTCTTCGGCAGCACCGGAGCTGGTTTAGTCGAGCATTTCCAACTCGATAAACCGGAACTGATCCAAGTCGGAACCCTGAGCAAAGCGATCGGCAGTTTAGGCGGTTATGTGGCCGGATCTTCCGTCCTCATCGACTATCTCCGCAACCGTGCCCCCAGTTGGATTTATACCACCGGTCTCAGTCCCGCCGATACCGCAGCCGCTCAAACAGCCATTGAAATAATCCAAACCGAACCCCAACACCGGGAACAGCTTTGGCAAAATATCCAGTATTTCCAAGATCTGCTGGCTCATCACTGTCCCCAGAGCATTCCCATCGCCTCAGAATCCCCCATTATTTGCCTACCCCTAGACAGTCCTCAACAAGCTTTAGACGTATCAAAATTCCTCAAAACCCAAGGAATTTTCGCCCCTGCTATCCGTCCCCCCACCGTACCCACCAGTCGCATTAGACTCTCCCTCATGGCGACTCATAAGGGAGAACATCTAGAATCCTTAGTCGATGGAATTAAACGGTATAGCGCTTTGGGCGGTCATGAGTCATAGGAAAACTTTTGTAATGTTTGTTAGGATTTCAGAGGCAATCATAACTTGACTGAACACCCGACCAAAATGACGGCACAAAACACCCTTTGGGAACAATACCTGAAACCCATTATCAGCCTCTTTTTAGATAAAGAAGCCCTGATTCAACTGCGTAATCAAATCAACTGGGAACAGGAAGGCGATCGCCTCTCCAACCCCACCCTCAGCTATCCCCCCTACTACAGCAGTCAGAATTTCCACGGCATCAAAAATGGCTATCTGAACCTTGATGCGGCTGTTACCTACGATGCCATTACCCAATATGTAGTTTTTCCCCAAGAAACCTGGGTGAGAGAAGAAT from Roseofilum capinflatum BLCC-M114 encodes the following:
- the bioF gene encoding 8-amino-7-oxononanoate synthase: MSNSPYSWLSHSLETLHRAHWYRSVQTLEGLPGAIATLKGQQVLNFASNNYLGLAGDRRLIQAAQEALEQYGTGSTGSRLTSGHRDLHQQLERSIAQLKQTEDALVFSSGYLANLGAIAALVGPRDLILSDEYNHSSLKNGAILSKATVLTYGHRNVEDLTEKLRTYRENYRRSLIVTDSIFSMDGDRAPLPQLLEIAQTYDSMLLIDEAHATGVFGSTGAGLVEHFQLDKPELIQVGTLSKAIGSLGGYVAGSSVLIDYLRNRAPSWIYTTGLSPADTAAAQTAIEIIQTEPQHREQLWQNIQYFQDLLAHHCPQSIPIASESPIICLPLDSPQQALDVSKFLKTQGIFAPAIRPPTVPTSRIRLSLMATHKGEHLESLVDGIKRYSALGGHES